Below is a genomic region from Hypomesus transpacificus isolate Combined female chromosome 1, fHypTra1, whole genome shotgun sequence.
AGTAAACCATCTTTGTTGGGTTTCAAGCAGCAAAAGAATGTAACCTTTTAAAAGGTGTCATTATGGAATGTGTCTCTTAAGGGAGATTGTAAAACTAAAATTATTAGGAAGAGAGATACAATTGTGTTGCCTGGACTGTAAGATCTTTTAACAGTTCACTTTAAAGTGCAAGTTGGATAAAAATGAATGCAATCCAGTTAAGGTAAACAAAAGGGGCTATAGCAAAGTTTCAAATACGATGGAATGTGCATAAGGCCACAGAATGGGATATCTATAGCCAAAGTCAAGAAACAATGTTGCATTGAATGGTATATCGCATTAAGCCAGCAAGATACACTGCTGAAGCCTACCATGATATACTCTGGCAAGCCTCTGAACTGGTCATCAACACAATATATAGTATATGACTCAAATTAGCATAACGTATAAAAACAATACTTTGCTTGTGTCTGGTGTTTCAAAGTAAACATCCTTGGGTTGTCTTGGAAGACTTGTGAAAGGAGTGTTCACGAATGGCAGTGTTAGTGTCAATAGCAAAGGAACAAATATCCTCCTGGGACAATGTACCTTGCCCCAGATACCTGAATAATCTTTGAAAAATTATGTTTTTAATCTGAAGCTACAAAGTGACGCCCCTCACTCCCGATATGATGTAAAATTGTGCATATCATGGAAAGATGCTGGTAAATCTGCATCAAAACAGACTATTGTAAAGTGGTGCTGTTACACTTAGTTCTGTATTCTTTTGCCATGGGGTGGGATGGTAAGGCTTTAGTGCAGAATGTTTAGCTGGATTTCTTCGTTTGTGCTAGAGCTCTCGTTCCTCTTGTCTTGTTCAGCACCACAGTagcctgagtgagagaggaaaggtACCAGTTTATTCTATTGACATTTCCCATACATAAACTAGCACAAATAAGAAAAAAGCTATCAAGTACCATAGTTGGCAAGTCTTTTATGTTTAAATATTAAAAAGGCACCATCTTGGCCATATTTATTTCAGCTCCATGAGTTTGTTCATCTCACCTTGTCCAATAAGACCTCTGCAGCCTGGTCAATGGTTCCTCCTACACCGTGGTATTGGCCAGAGTAGCGGATGAAGGCCCAGGCCAGCATGGCAATCATGgccacacccaacacacagtcacatgcaaAAGCTACAGTACCCAGGCCAATGAAGAGCAACAGCCCTGACAGCACGTACAGGATGCATACTAGGACAAACAGCACAGCAGGGGTCCGGAATGCACTGAAGATATTCTTTGACTTTTAAAGAGAAATAAAAGAAAATCATATTAATAAACGGTTCTatcaacaaaaaatataaaaaacttTTTGTTCCATTATCTCATGGTCAAAGTGTTGCCATTTGAAATAAGTAGGTTTTGTGGGACAGACTTTTACCTGGTTGTGCTTGCTGAAAGCCTTCCAGAGATCCAATATCTCAGCCTGCAGCTGACCCTGGTATTGGTCACAGTATGCCTTCCCTCCCATCTTCTTGGTGGAGGAGAAGATATGAAGGGACTCCTGGAGGTTGAATCTGTGCTTGTCCTCCAGTGTGTCCGGAGACACGTAGGGAAGATCGCCTCCACAAACCTGTGGGGTAAGAAATAGAACGGAGAAATGAATACTGTGAGGGCTAGACAGTACAGGGAGACCCCATGTTCATTTTGATCAAATTGACATGTGATGCAATGTCATGTTTGCTGAATACCAATCTCACCTTCTCCATGTTCTTGTAGTATTGGTCTTTGGCTGTTGCCACAGCGGCCAGGTTATTGGCCTCTGCTGTTGCCTTATAGGAGAAATTAAACAATTAAACATGACAGCAGCAATCCTGCTTCTTCCTTAGTGCATACATCTCAAAACCTTACACTCCCAAACCCTCTGTTGATATCTAACAAAATTGAATACAAATGCACAAAACTAGGAGAGGTTTGTCATGCTCAAATGTTATAAAATATAGGCAGTGCACCTCTAGCATTGACTTTGGCTGAGGCAGGTCTTCACCCTGGTAAATCTTGATGTATGCCTGCCAAAAAAAATAACATGTCAAAGCCAACCCACACCCAATCAGAGGGACTCCCCATCCAGCAGTCGTCACATCACCTTGAAAAATTCAAGAAGGCCCCTGCAGGTGACTTTGTTTCCATTGATCTCCTTCACAGCCAGTTTGTCTGGTTGCAGTAGGGTGGGGATCAGGTTACGCAGCTCATCTTTGAACTCTGGAGCCACATCTGAAACCAACCACCGTCCCATAAAACTGAAGTCAATCCAGTTAATTATCAATGCTGGTTAAGCAAAGAAAACAAGACAGGTGAAGGGATGAACGAGTGATTGGTCATACCACTAAGCTGTCCTTTGAAAGAAGGGCTGGTGGCCACCTTTAGCCCAGGGTGCGGAaggaggaaacaggaaatggaGGTGAAGCAGGAGTGGATGTGCTCTCTCACCGTCTGCAGCTCCTTATGCTGGCTCTCTTTCACCTTTCAAACAATATCATGATATTGACGTGAACATACACGGGTTGTAGGAGACGCCACAGtcaattttgtgtttgtgtaacatacatggcaaataaaccgaattctgattctgatgtaaaCTGTGTATTTTTCCCCTATTGCATGTCAGTAATTAATAGAGTAGAAATTAATAGAGTAGAAAGATGCAAATAAGCACTTACCTGCAACCGTTTGTCTAGAAACTGACTTCCCCCCACCAGCCCATAGGAGTATTCATAAGGAAAGCTCCAATCCCTGATTAGGAAcatgagagactgagaggaaaaaggaaggatgggTGAATAGAGTTTCATAGTCAAGTTACAAGCAAACCTAATACCAGGACAGGAAAGCTTCAGGTAAAACCCTGAAGCTGGCAGATATAGGCTAATACGGTAAAGGAAATGTGTGATATCTGTGTGATAAATTATGTCACATAATTACACTCTTACATTATTATGTTTGAAGTTATTATACCTGAAAAGGCTTCAAGAAAATTTCATCCATAGCAAGACGACCATATTCTGTAAACAGCTGTAGGGAGACCGTATAGAGGACATCTGTCATTAGGATACATGTTATCAAAAACGTCAAAATGAATGAGGTTGCATGGATTTTAAACTGACATTGTTGATAGGCAATCCTTTAAGACAGGGTTATTTTTATTTGGAAATGTCATTATACAATTGAATACCTAAACCTGAAATACCTGTTCTTAAGCCCCTGGTAATTAAATGTATCTCTGGTTTCATGGAGGCAGGGGTTTTAAGGCTATAATcttctgtaaaaaataaaataaaaacactgtTGCTGAGGAGAACCAACCTGAAGCTGCTGCAGGTCATCTTCCTGGATATTCTGTGAGAGATTGTAGATCTGCAAGGGGGATATTCAAACAATCTTCTATAAGAACAATAGCAAGTTGATTTACTACCTACTACTGTAGTAGGATTTATTTACTAAGGGGGAAACAGGACATCCACATATGCCACCAAAGCACATCACCTGTATAGAGCTGGTCATGGTACTGAGGGCAAAGATGGTGGCACAGTCCTTCACAGTGGACTGGCTGTCAAAAGCTCCCTGGGTGTCCATCAGTACTACTGCCACCTACaggggaaaacaaaaacaacatgaatatgACCTGGCACCAGGCAGACACGATTCAATTAAATAATGGAAATCTAAATGTGGAGGGGGTGCAGGAATTATGTAGGGGGTTAGAACTCCCCCATTGTCACTACCTGTGTCCCATCATTCTTCTCTACCAGGAAGACCTCACTCCACAACAGGATGCCTGTTGTCTCTGGCTCGGAGCCCCCCCTCCAAGAAAAGCCTATTAAGGGCTCATTGTCCTTACCCAGCCAGTCCACACCTTGATCCTGAGTTAATTCAAACAAAGGGATATTAGAGGTATCTTACTGAATAGCAGCTAGACAACGCCTCTGCTATCTTGGCAGACAGTGTGGAATTGCTATTTGGTACACCACAATGTtaaaagtatatatattttctgtACAACAACCGCCTTTACATAAGGTCATAGAAACATCCAGAGCAACATGAAAAATGGGTAAATGTAgatttaaaacaaacaaacaaggaaacaaacagggaatgtgtgtggggTTGGTTTACATAGGAACTGACCTTCCTGTGCAAGTAACGGAGCATGAAGTCCAGAATAAAGCTCTTTCCTTTCCGGAATGCTCCAGCTACTGAGAGCACCACCACATCCTTGTCTCGGACCTCAGGTGCCAGCAGTATACGCTCAAGAGCCTTTGTGTCCAAAGTAAATGAGTGGTCCTCCTTGCTCACAGACACAATTTGAACTGGGCCTGGCTCACTTCCCATAATTCAAGTAACAGTCCCTGTGAGTGACAATATATGACCAGTTAGACATGCACTAAGTTTAGGGACATACGTTTGTCAACTTATTTGAATGCAGTTCAAAGCTCCTCATAAGAGAAGCAAAAGTCGAAGTTGCTTTTTTTCAGCAAGTCGTGGAAGTCCTACTGAAGTCTATGAAAGCACCATTTTTTACCAACAAAAGCATCTTTGAAATGTCCTTGAAGTGATACAGCATACAGTAATTATTCAGGAGTCAGAAGTCAGGAGAGTGTTGAGTTCTGTGAAGAGCCGACCAGCCTGACTAGTTGCTGCGTCGTGATGCTGCGTCAACCGAGCTGCAGGCTACTGCATGCTCCACATCATCCACCCTTCGACTATCTCAATAGGTTTCATTGTTGCTGGCATGATGCACAGAGCTGCCCTTACCCTGGGCCATGATGAGCAAAACGGAAAGAAAATCTGTCTAACAAACCTGCAAAATCCAGAATTTAGATCTATAACTCATTTTTTCTTGTCTAATGAATAGCACTACAGCCCGCAGCTAACGATGAGCTTTAAAGGTGTGGTACTCTGAATCATTCTCAACAAGTGACATGCCACAAATATCTCTGCTGTGTATCAAAACAGGCGGGGACGTGTGGCGTAACGTATGGAATAATTAGGCAACACTTCTTATTTTCACCATTCAGTAAGCACATGAAGGGTGCATATACTAAATCGGACGTAGCGACATTACACAAAACACAACGCAAGATAATAGCTATGCTATTGCTAAGACTTACATAGCTTATACAAACACTGGTTGTAGCTATTACAGTAGCTAACAAACGTCATTCATACCTACTAGCTAGCTGGCTTAGTACTAGTAGCTAGCTGGTTGTCCTGGTGGTACCTAGTTGGCTAACCAACAACATGTTGACGACTACTACTAGACTAGTTGTGACATAGCCAGGCATAGTTAGCTAGTTGCACATCATCATGTCAAGCTCTTAACTACAGTAACGCTACTGTTCTAGAGCAGTAAGGAATATTCTCACAGTTTCAAATTACTACATGTTTGTTAATTATttaactagctagcctagctacagTAGTCAATATACATTTATGTTGGGTTTAGCCTACCTTTGCTATAGCGAAATAATTCACAGCAGCAGGCGTGCTTGCCAGAAGTACAGTGAAAAGCTTGCTTAAACACAACAAGCTAGAAAACTTTTCCAACTGCGTTGCTAGAC
It encodes:
- the atl3 gene encoding atlastin-3: MGSEPGPVQIVSVSKEDHSFTLDTKALERILLAPEVRDKDVVVLSVAGAFRKGKSFILDFMLRYLHRKDQGVDWLGKDNEPLIGFSWRGGSEPETTGILLWSEVFLVEKNDGTQVAVVLMDTQGAFDSQSTVKDCATIFALSTMTSSIQIYNLSQNIQEDDLQQLQLFTEYGRLAMDEIFLKPFQSLMFLIRDWSFPYEYSYGLVGGSQFLDKRLQVKESQHKELQTVREHIHSCFTSISCFLLPHPGLKVATSPSFKGQLSDVAPEFKDELRNLIPTLLQPDKLAVKEINGNKVTCRGLLEFFKAYIKIYQGEDLPQPKSMLEATAEANNLAAVATAKDQYYKNMEKVCGGDLPYVSPDTLEDKHRFNLQESLHIFSSTKKMGGKAYCDQYQGQLQAEILDLWKAFSKHNQSKNIFSAFRTPAVLFVLVCILYVLSGLLLFIGLGTVAFACDCVLGVAMIAMLAWAFIRYSGQYHGVGGTIDQAAEVLLDKATVVLNKTRGTRALAQTKKSS